The genomic region AAGTTTTTCGGCATTCGCATCGCCTCGTTCCAAGTTGGCGGCGGAATCCTGATCCTGCTGCTGGCAATCTCGATGCTCAACGCCAAGGTCAGCCCGGCGCGACAGACGCCGGAAGAAGCAGAAGAGGCCGTCGCCAAGTCCAATGTCGCTGTTGTTCCGCTGGCCATCCCGTTATTGTCCGGCCCCGCGGCGTTTTCCACCGTCATCATCTATTCGTTGCGCAGCGAAGGCTGGTTCGATCGGGCGTTCATCGTTGGCTCAATCATCCTGGTGGCATTTATCGTCTGGATTCTCTTTCGCTTATCGATTCCGCTCAGCCAGAAACTCGGCCAAACTGGAGTCAACACCGTGACACGCGTCATGGGCTTGATACTCGTGGCGATCGCTGTCGAGTTCATCTGCACCGGCATCCTCCAGCTCTTGCCGGGACTGGCTTGAGTCCCACAAATGAACAGCGGCGGATGACACCACCCGCCGCCGGATATTTCAACTTGAAGAAGATGGACTAATCGGCCTTGCCGGCAACCGACAGGAACAGAACGATGTCTCGGACTTGGATGCTGAAGGGCGTTTTGTCGGCCACGAAGTAGACCTGGAACTTCTCGGTGAAGATAATCTGCTTCGCCTTCTCGAAATTCTGCAGATAGTCATACGACTCCTGCCATTTGATCTCGCGCGTCGCGCCCGGTTCGACGACGATTCCGTCCAGCACGAGTGTACCCTTCGACTGTACGTCGCTGTAGGATGCGAGCGAATCGTTCTCGTTCTTGGGCTTGAACAGGAACAGCTGGCCACCGGCCGGCTGGGCGCCGAGGTTCTCGATGCGGCAGGCGAAGCCGATATCGTCGATTGCGGCAATGTCATCCTTGTGCTCGTTCCAGTCGTCATTAGTACTCAAATCGACTTGTTCGCGATCCAGGCTCGACTCGGTCTGAGCGGCAAAATCGTCGATGTACTCAATGATCATGAGATTGCCGGTCGTGATGCAATTGGCGCCCATGCAGAGAAAGACCGCCAGCGCCGCGAGCAGCAGCTTGATCGAAATACTCATTGTTCTCTTCATCTGCATTTACTCCGTGAATCCAAAGTAGTAATTCAGCCCGACCGTTACCATGCCGTTTTTGCGCGAGGTTTTGAGGTCGGGATTCGGAGCGTTCTCGGTGTCGTCCTCGTACGGGAAGATGAACGCCTTGCCGCGAAAATCGACCGATATCTGATCGGTCACGCTGTACTCGAAACCGAGTCCGAGCCAATAGGTACTCTTGGTCAGATCCGGTATGCCGTCCTTCTGGAACTTCGCCGACGACA from Candidatus Zixiibacteriota bacterium harbors:
- a CDS encoding NAAT family transporter, producing MAIFVIVDPLGAVPIFLSVTADENPAQRARTSRIAVIVFALVLIAASFIGEPILKFFGIRIASFQVGGGILILLLAISMLNAKVSPARQTPEEAEEAVAKSNVAVVPLAIPLLSGPAAFSTVIIYSLRSEGWFDRAFIVGSIILVAFIVWILFRLSIPLSQKLGQTGVNTVTRVMGLILVAIAVEFICTGILQLLPGLA